In Rhizobium oryzihabitans, one DNA window encodes the following:
- a CDS encoding SDR family oxidoreductase produces the protein MQFSGKSVIITGAGKGIGRACAILMAARGADVVAISRTQSDLDSLKSEIGGRSIRVDLADVAATRAAMVEAGPCDFLINSAGINVLESVLDMSDEGYEAVLGINLRAALVTCQEFARARVAKGGGGAIVNITSIAGHRGFQDHLCYAASKAGLEGATRVLAKELGPHGIRVNAVAPTITLTELAAEAWNDPAKSAPMMVRHPLQRFAEAEDVAQSIALLLSDDSSMISGAVLPIDGGFLAV, from the coding sequence ATGCAGTTTTCCGGAAAATCCGTCATCATCACCGGCGCAGGCAAGGGCATCGGCCGCGCCTGCGCCATCCTCATGGCTGCGCGTGGCGCTGACGTCGTGGCGATCAGCCGGACGCAGTCCGATCTCGACAGCCTGAAAAGCGAAATCGGCGGCCGCTCGATCCGTGTCGATCTCGCCGATGTGGCGGCGACGCGGGCCGCGATGGTCGAGGCGGGTCCGTGCGATTTTCTCATCAACAGCGCGGGCATCAACGTACTCGAAAGCGTGCTTGATATGAGCGACGAAGGGTATGAGGCCGTGCTCGGCATCAACCTGCGCGCGGCACTCGTCACCTGCCAGGAATTCGCCCGCGCCCGCGTTGCAAAGGGTGGCGGCGGCGCAATCGTCAACATCACCTCGATTGCCGGTCATCGCGGTTTTCAGGATCATCTCTGCTACGCCGCGTCGAAGGCCGGGCTTGAAGGCGCGACCCGCGTTCTCGCCAAGGAACTTGGGCCGCATGGCATCCGCGTCAACGCTGTCGCACCCACCATCACGCTGACTGAACTGGCTGCCGAAGCATGGAACGATCCGGCCAAGAGCGCACCGATGATGGTTCGCCATCCGCTGCAGCGCTTTGCCGAGGCTGAAGACGTGGCACAGAGCATCGCACTGCTTCTGTCAGATGATAGCAGCATGATTTCCGGCGCGGTGTTGCCCATCGATGGCGGGTTCCTCGCCGTCTGA
- a CDS encoding MFS transporter, with amino-acid sequence MLLSTAMGEAKFLDWGWRIPFFLAAPLGLIGLYLRHAAEETPAFTERLHRAEEEDRQSLRERPMVPIAEIVSQHSRSLAICIGMVLVTNVTYYMLLTYMPTYLSKTLNYSEDHGVLIIIAVMVGMLFVQPAIGLLSDRIGRRPFLAVGSTAILFLSLPAFHLIASGQVVQIFFGLLILAVALNCLIGIMASTLPALFPARIRYSALAIAFNISIIVAGLTPTLTAWLVEVTENIYMPAYYLMVAAVFGIATTFFLKETANRPLYGDTPNASSRKEAKSLLAEQYLHIEKSVEEIDDELLKLEEQKEILQAKRNQLVGKHPDLT; translated from the coding sequence GTGCTCCTCAGCACCGCAATGGGCGAAGCCAAGTTCCTCGACTGGGGCTGGCGCATTCCGTTCTTTCTGGCAGCACCCCTCGGGTTGATCGGGCTTTATCTCCGCCACGCGGCGGAAGAGACGCCCGCCTTCACCGAACGCCTGCATCGCGCCGAAGAAGAAGACCGGCAGTCGCTGAGAGAGCGACCCATGGTTCCCATCGCCGAGATTGTCAGCCAACATTCCCGGTCGCTGGCAATATGTATCGGCATGGTCCTCGTGACCAACGTGACCTATTATATGCTGCTCACCTACATGCCTACATATCTGTCAAAAACGCTGAATTACAGCGAGGACCATGGCGTCCTCATCATCATCGCGGTGATGGTCGGCATGCTGTTCGTCCAGCCCGCCATCGGGCTTTTGAGCGACCGCATCGGGCGCAGGCCGTTTCTGGCGGTTGGCAGCACCGCGATCCTGTTTCTCTCGCTGCCGGCATTTCATCTGATCGCCAGCGGACAGGTTGTTCAGATTTTCTTCGGACTGCTCATCCTCGCGGTCGCACTCAATTGCCTGATCGGGATCATGGCATCCACCCTGCCGGCTCTTTTCCCGGCCCGCATCCGCTACAGCGCTCTGGCTATCGCGTTCAATATCTCGATCATCGTGGCCGGGCTGACGCCGACACTCACCGCATGGCTGGTGGAGGTCACGGAAAATATCTATATGCCGGCCTATTATCTCATGGTGGCGGCCGTCTTCGGCATCGCAACGACGTTTTTCCTCAAGGAAACCGCCAACCGGCCGCTTTATGGTGACACACCGAATGCGTCGAGCCGAAAGGAAGCCAAATCGCTTCTGGCAGAGCAATATCTGCACATCGAGAAAAGCGTCGAGGAGATAGACGACGAGCTGCTCAAGCTTGAGGAACAAAAGGAAATTCTTCAGGCAAAACGCAATCAGCTGGTTGGTAAGCACCCGGATCTGACCTGA
- a CDS encoding PRC-barrel domain-containing protein codes for MDHTNHVRLVKTELTPSVLEGATVYGADDHKVGKVDHVHGVGAGSTAIIDVGGFLGIGAKPVAVPLSDLDFMRDEDGDVHAVTSWTKDQLKEMPEHRH; via the coding sequence GTGGATCACACCAATCACGTACGCCTCGTTAAAACGGAACTGACCCCGTCCGTTCTGGAAGGTGCCACAGTTTATGGCGCAGATGACCACAAGGTCGGCAAGGTCGATCATGTCCATGGCGTTGGCGCTGGCAGCACCGCAATCATCGACGTTGGCGGCTTTCTCGGCATCGGCGCAAAGCCCGTCGCAGTCCCGCTCAGCGACTTGGATTTCATGCGCGACGAGGATGGCGATGTCCACGCGGTCACCTCATGGACCAAGGACCAGCTCAAGGAGATGCCTGAGCACCGCCATTAA